A single region of the Phycisphaerales bacterium AB-hyl4 genome encodes:
- a CDS encoding DUF6573 family protein, protein MTSDPPPDPGRHDADDSPEVSRAQMIEDGLLIDLTDWARPVGIPIPVACTDLVWLTWIAPPPGTREVGQSERGRGHAILRRLAHVIRRHADTPLTRMPFKVLLLASPQVERLAELVAHGHLGDPPQRDPVITLQLPDEPQRW, encoded by the coding sequence ATGACATCTGATCCGCCGCCGGACCCGGGTCGGCACGATGCGGACGATTCGCCCGAGGTCAGTCGCGCCCAGATGATCGAAGACGGCCTGCTCATTGACCTCACCGACTGGGCCCGCCCCGTCGGCATCCCGATCCCCGTCGCCTGCACCGATCTTGTGTGGCTGACCTGGATCGCCCCACCGCCGGGCACCCGCGAAGTGGGCCAGAGCGAGCGGGGCCGGGGCCATGCGATCCTGCGCCGGCTCGCTCATGTGATCCGCCGTCATGCCGACACGCCGCTGACGCGCATGCCCTTCAAGGTGCTGCTGCTCGCTTCGCCGCAGGTCGAGCGTCTGGCCGAGCTGGTGGCGCACGGCCATCTCGGCGATCCGCCGCAACGCGACCCGGTCATCACCCTTCAGTTGCCAGACGAACCGCAGCGCTGGTGA
- a CDS encoding ThiF family adenylyltransferase codes for MATITPKTTAPATDQPDDRDLRQRELVPPEALAACRCTIIGVGAIGRQVALQLAALGVAHLQLVDPDHVEPVNLAAQGYREVDVMQQKVNATAALCRQLHSRLSIEAVSGRFRRSLPVEPVVFACVDAIATRRQVYEAVRGNARLLVDGRMHGEVIRVLAAELPDHHDRYRGTLFNPDQTYAGSCTSRSTIYAANLAAALMVAQLARHLRCQPVEPDQTLNLFAGELTTTR; via the coding sequence ATGGCAACCATTACCCCCAAGACCACTGCGCCCGCAACGGACCAACCTGACGACCGTGACCTGCGTCAACGCGAGCTGGTGCCGCCCGAAGCGCTGGCCGCCTGCCGCTGCACCATCATTGGCGTCGGAGCGATCGGCCGACAGGTCGCCCTTCAGCTGGCGGCGCTGGGCGTGGCTCACCTGCAGCTGGTCGATCCGGATCACGTCGAGCCGGTGAACCTCGCGGCGCAGGGCTACCGCGAAGTCGACGTCATGCAGCAGAAGGTGAACGCCACGGCCGCACTGTGCCGGCAGCTGCACAGCCGCCTGAGCATCGAGGCCGTGTCCGGGCGGTTCCGCCGCTCGCTGCCGGTGGAGCCGGTGGTGTTCGCGTGCGTCGATGCGATCGCCACCCGCCGGCAGGTGTACGAAGCGGTGCGGGGGAATGCGCGGCTGCTGGTCGACGGCCGCATGCACGGCGAGGTGATCCGCGTGCTGGCCGCCGAACTGCCGGACCATCACGACCGCTACCGCGGCACGCTGTTCAATCCCGATCAGACGTACGCCGGCAGCTGTACGAGTCGGTCGACGATCTACGCCGCCAATCTCGCCGCAGCGCTGATGGTGGCGCAGCTGGCGCGTCACCTGCGCTGCCAGCCGGTCGAGCCGGACCAGACCCTGAACCTCTTTGCTGGCGAACTGACGACGACGCGCTGA
- a CDS encoding DUF1257 domain-containing protein, whose protein sequence is MSHIVTIKTQVRDPAALAAACRRLNLAEPVRGNAKLFASEAEGLILHLPDWRYPVVAQPQTGELKYDNYNGAWGEQAQLDRLLQAYAVEKARLEARKAGHSVLEQPLPDGSIRLQIQMGGGSG, encoded by the coding sequence ATGTCCCACATCGTGACCATCAAGACACAGGTGCGTGATCCTGCGGCCCTGGCCGCGGCGTGCCGGAGGCTGAACCTCGCCGAGCCGGTCCGCGGAAACGCGAAGCTCTTCGCCAGCGAGGCCGAGGGATTGATCTTGCATCTTCCTGACTGGCGTTACCCCGTCGTCGCCCAGCCACAGACGGGGGAACTGAAGTACGACAACTACAACGGCGCATGGGGGGAGCAAGCCCAGCTCGATCGCCTGCTTCAGGCCTACGCCGTGGAAAAGGCGCGGCTCGAAGCGCGGAAAGCCGGCCACAGCGTGCTGGAGCAGCCGCTGCCCGATGGCTCGATCCGCCTGCAGATCCAAATGGGAGGAGGTTCTGGATGA
- a CDS encoding DUF2997 domain-containing protein, with amino-acid sequence MTSASRIIEITVSSTGQTKLETRGFAGPSCRDASRNIERALGLVESDQPTAEMHQSQHHSQQIDQQSST; translated from the coding sequence ATGACCTCAGCTTCGCGCATCATCGAGATCACCGTGAGTTCCACCGGTCAGACGAAGCTGGAAACCCGCGGCTTTGCCGGCCCTTCGTGCCGGGACGCCAGCCGCAACATCGAGCGGGCGCTGGGCCTGGTCGAATCGGATCAGCCCACCGCAGAGATGCACCAGAGCCAGCATCACTCGCAACAGATCGACCAGCAAAGCAGCACATAA
- a CDS encoding AAA family ATPase has protein sequence MTLIEKLREYIAAAFTGLWIQTHEHEDALAEIARLCKDNQWTLAHWDIDRGLQVPGGTADSEDPGNTISGSAAGDPLAAIRALGTLSSPAQPETSTLLVMSNLHRLLGSAEVVQALAHQLVQGKQQRTFIVVLAPVVNIPLELEKLFVVIEHDLPGREQLKQIAEGVATEAGELPEGDDLDRVLDAAAGLTRLEAEGAFALSLVREGKVEPEAIWELKTQTLKKSGLLNLHRGHERFADLGGLTALKQFCLKALNRASDATVRARGLLLLGIPGSGKSAFAKALGRETGRPTLTLDIGALMGSLVGQTEGNLRRALATLDAMSPCIAFADEIEKALAGTASSGQTDSGVSARLFGSLLTWLNDHTSDVFFIATCNDISKLPPEFSRSERFDGIFFLDLPGREQKDAIWHLYQTMFELSEHERPEDTNWTGAEIKACCRLARLLDMPLHEAAEHVVPVAVTAHENVQQLRSWAAGRCLDAEQSGIYQVQRTQRSASTKRSSRRVARPSDN, from the coding sequence ATGACGCTCATCGAAAAGCTGCGCGAGTACATCGCCGCGGCCTTCACCGGGCTCTGGATCCAGACCCACGAACACGAGGACGCCCTGGCCGAGATCGCCCGACTCTGCAAAGACAACCAATGGACATTGGCCCACTGGGACATCGACCGCGGCCTGCAGGTGCCCGGCGGCACGGCAGATTCGGAAGATCCCGGCAACACGATCTCTGGCAGCGCCGCCGGCGATCCGTTGGCCGCCATTCGAGCGCTGGGCACCTTGTCTTCCCCGGCGCAGCCGGAAACCTCCACACTGCTGGTGATGAGCAACCTGCATCGCCTGCTGGGCAGTGCCGAGGTCGTGCAGGCGCTGGCGCACCAGCTGGTGCAGGGCAAGCAGCAGCGCACGTTCATCGTGGTGCTCGCGCCGGTGGTCAACATCCCGCTGGAGCTGGAGAAGCTGTTTGTTGTGATCGAACACGACCTGCCGGGGCGCGAGCAGCTCAAACAGATTGCCGAGGGCGTGGCCACCGAGGCAGGCGAACTGCCCGAAGGCGATGACCTCGATCGCGTGCTCGACGCCGCCGCCGGGCTCACGCGCCTGGAAGCCGAAGGCGCGTTCGCCCTCTCGCTCGTGCGAGAAGGCAAGGTCGAGCCCGAGGCGATCTGGGAACTCAAGACGCAGACCCTGAAAAAGAGCGGCCTGCTCAACCTGCACCGGGGACACGAGCGTTTCGCCGATCTCGGTGGGCTGACGGCGCTCAAGCAGTTCTGTCTCAAGGCGCTGAACCGTGCCTCGGACGCGACGGTGCGGGCGCGGGGGCTGCTGCTGCTGGGCATCCCGGGCAGTGGGAAAAGTGCGTTTGCCAAAGCCCTCGGCCGCGAAACCGGCCGCCCCACGCTCACGCTGGACATCGGCGCACTGATGGGCTCGCTGGTCGGGCAAACGGAAGGGAATTTACGGCGGGCGCTGGCGACGCTGGACGCCATGTCCCCGTGCATCGCCTTTGCGGACGAGATCGAAAAAGCGCTCGCCGGCACCGCCAGCAGCGGGCAGACCGACTCGGGCGTCTCCGCCCGCCTGTTCGGCTCGCTGCTGACCTGGCTGAATGACCATACCAGTGACGTGTTCTTCATCGCCACGTGCAATGACATCTCCAAGCTGCCGCCGGAGTTTTCGCGCAGCGAACGCTTCGATGGCATCTTCTTCCTCGACCTGCCCGGCCGCGAACAGAAGGATGCGATCTGGCACCTCTACCAGACGATGTTCGAGTTGTCGGAGCACGAACGGCCTGAGGATACGAACTGGACCGGAGCGGAGATCAAGGCCTGTTGCCGGCTCGCCCGATTGCTCGACATGCCGCTGCATGAAGCCGCCGAGCATGTCGTGCCCGTGGCGGTGACGGCGCACGAGAACGTCCAGCAGTTGCGCAGCTGGGCGGCCGGGCGCTGCCTCGATGCCGAGCAGTCGGGGATCTACCAGGTGCAGCGCACGCAACGTTCGGCTTCGACGAAACGATCCAGCCGGCGCGTCGCCCGACCCAGCGACAACTGA
- a CDS encoding DUF4230 domain-containing protein, with product MIRLTLIALLAVIVLAMAILLYWQWLERQRPVTAAWITLEQLQQAAELVTLKVPYQQLVETRVAGYSGSVRCVVLAVGEAWVGTDLEQARWETDPITGTVTLTLAQPRVLSSHLDHDRSRVVLTARRGVWLILPGEAGEPQVIEQALRDAQQQLAASAASEEHIEAARQQAETVLSEQLGMPQTSNVVIQWRP from the coding sequence ATGATCCGACTGACCTTGATCGCCCTGCTGGCAGTGATCGTGCTGGCGATGGCGATCCTGCTTTACTGGCAATGGCTCGAACGGCAACGCCCCGTGACCGCTGCGTGGATCACCCTCGAACAGCTTCAGCAGGCCGCCGAACTGGTGACGCTCAAGGTGCCCTACCAGCAGCTCGTCGAAACCCGCGTGGCCGGTTACAGCGGCTCCGTGCGCTGCGTCGTGCTCGCCGTCGGCGAAGCCTGGGTCGGGACCGACCTTGAGCAGGCGCGTTGGGAAACCGATCCGATCACCGGCACCGTCACGCTCACGCTCGCCCAGCCGCGGGTGCTCAGCAGCCACCTCGACCATGACCGCTCCCGCGTGGTGCTCACCGCCCGCCGCGGTGTGTGGCTGATCCTGCCCGGCGAAGCGGGCGAGCCGCAGGTGATCGAGCAGGCGCTGCGCGACGCCCAGCAGCAGCTTGCCGCGTCGGCGGCGTCAGAGGAACACATAGAAGCAGCGCGGCAGCAGGCGGAGACGGTACTGAGTGAGCAACTGGGCATGCCGCAGACAAGCAATGTTGTGATTCAGTGGCGGCCGTAA